A window of the Gemmatimonadota bacterium genome harbors these coding sequences:
- a CDS encoding RagB/SusD family nutrient uptake outer membrane protein — MIRTRAAAWLAAGLLTAGACTADPLALTNPNSPTVAGASGDAAALQLQASGVLRQLRGGYGAYITTTARLGREGYIYTPNEGRNTSHYLIGLAGEERLDPSGFATGVWAAPYGNLRDLFNLRNVLTSHATLTAEQKSAGLGFARTIEALELFYVISTRDSLGAVVQVNQNASDLAPFVSRDSVYRYILGTLDAGNAELAAGGAAFPFTLHAGFAGFNTPATFRLFNRAIAARAAVHFATRGGGATAWAAAQAALGASFLDRNAASGAAMQTGVFHVHSTATGDAANGLGQNADFLTHPSYATDIAPGDLRAAKWSVLAVARNAPQGLGIPTSLAMARYASNTTPIPVIRNEELVLLDAEVRWNTGDKAGAIADLDRVRSVSGGAAIGPTAATEASSDAAFVDALLLERRFSLLAEGHRWIDHRRLGRLTALPRDLATGVNAHFVARVMPVPQAECLVRARANDPALDGPGC; from the coding sequence ATGATCCGAACCCGTGCGGCCGCGTGGCTGGCCGCCGGGCTCCTGACCGCCGGCGCATGCACGGCAGACCCGCTGGCCCTGACGAACCCGAACTCCCCGACGGTCGCCGGCGCGTCCGGTGACGCCGCGGCGCTGCAACTGCAGGCATCCGGTGTGCTCCGCCAGCTCCGCGGCGGGTACGGGGCGTACATCACGACCACCGCGCGACTGGGGCGCGAAGGCTACATCTACACGCCCAACGAGGGTCGCAACACCTCCCATTATCTGATCGGCCTCGCCGGTGAGGAGCGGCTCGATCCCTCGGGGTTCGCGACCGGGGTCTGGGCCGCGCCGTACGGTAACCTGCGCGACCTCTTCAACCTCCGGAACGTGCTCACGTCGCACGCGACGCTCACGGCCGAGCAGAAGAGCGCGGGCCTCGGGTTCGCCCGCACCATCGAGGCGCTCGAGCTGTTCTACGTCATCTCCACGCGCGACTCGCTCGGTGCGGTGGTGCAGGTGAACCAGAACGCCTCCGACCTCGCGCCGTTCGTCTCGCGCGACTCGGTGTATCGCTACATCCTCGGTACGCTCGACGCCGGGAACGCGGAACTGGCGGCTGGCGGCGCCGCATTCCCCTTCACGCTCCACGCGGGCTTCGCGGGCTTCAACACGCCGGCGACGTTCCGCCTGTTCAACCGCGCGATCGCCGCGCGCGCCGCCGTCCACTTCGCCACGCGTGGCGGTGGAGCCACGGCGTGGGCCGCGGCGCAGGCCGCCCTCGGCGCGTCGTTCCTGGATCGGAACGCGGCGTCGGGCGCGGCGATGCAGACCGGCGTCTTCCACGTCCACTCGACCGCGACCGGTGATGCGGCGAACGGGCTGGGCCAGAACGCGGACTTCCTCACGCACCCGAGCTATGCCACCGACATCGCCCCGGGTGACCTGCGGGCGGCCAAGTGGTCGGTGCTCGCGGTGGCACGCAATGCACCGCAGGGATTGGGGATCCCGACCAGTCTCGCCATGGCGCGTTACGCGTCGAACACCACGCCCATACCCGTGATCCGCAACGAGGAGCTCGTGCTGCTCGACGCGGAGGTGCGCTGGAACACGGGGGACAAGGCGGGTGCGATCGCTGACCTCGACCGGGTGCGGAGTGTCTCGGGTGGAGCGGCGATCGGGCCGACGGCCGCGACGGAGGCCTCGAGTGATGCCGCGTTCGTGGACGCCCTTCTCCTCGAGAGACGCTTCTCGCTCCTGGCGGAGGGGCATCGGTGGATCGACCACCGCCGGTTGGGACGACTCACGGCGTTGCCGCGGGACCTTGCGACCGGCGTGAACGCGCACTTCGTCGCCCGGGTGATGCCGGTGCCGCAGGCGGAGTGTCTGGTACGCGCGCGAGCGAACGATCCGGCGCTCGACGGACCGGGCTGCTAG
- a CDS encoding YcxB family protein, producing MQVTVEFPFDAAEHRRASFAVMRTLPSRWIGPVLALIPLAFGLWPVLAARREVSTLSMVASALPWMLVAVTFAFLTPIAVWATARRIARHDPSARGVQMRHLDATGFRSTGNGVGVEVPWHAIQRCVETEGFFLFFYTKQLAYYLGKSRLSAEQCDVVRSLIATHAASAGVRP from the coding sequence ATGCAGGTGACCGTCGAGTTCCCCTTCGACGCGGCGGAGCACCGCCGCGCCTCGTTCGCCGTGATGCGCACACTGCCGTCGCGCTGGATCGGTCCGGTGCTGGCGCTGATCCCGCTGGCGTTCGGACTCTGGCCCGTCCTCGCCGCACGGCGCGAGGTGTCGACGCTGAGCATGGTCGCGAGTGCGCTGCCGTGGATGCTCGTCGCCGTCACGTTCGCGTTCCTCACGCCCATCGCCGTGTGGGCGACGGCGCGACGCATCGCGCGCCACGACCCGAGTGCGCGCGGCGTCCAGATGCGCCACCTCGACGCGACCGGGTTCCGCTCGACGGGCAACGGCGTCGGGGTCGAGGTGCCGTGGCATGCGATCCAGCGCTGCGTCGAGACGGAGGGGTTCTTCCTCTTCTTCTACACGAAGCAGCTCGCGTACTACCTCGGGAAATCGCGCCTGAGCGCGGAGCAGTGCGACGTCGTCCGGTCGCTAATCGCGACGCATGCGGCGTCGGCGGGCGTCCGCCCGTGA
- a CDS encoding histidine kinase, whose product MPRPSVPPDATAARPEAGARLRDIARAVVGSVAVWTLVFVLHSVAGYTDSVRRGRPPMFGELLGSMALAYLPWVVLTTVLYLVLDREPQRLTDPRHMARRFLQSVGLFLIPETAYQILISLPDDGTRLIDAAMRWPALLWFIDFSLLVATFTAVYALVAVRESLAARFRQQRTDAELLALKLDLEQQRLRALRAQLEPHFVFNALNAISSLVRGESRTLAVTALGQLSGLLRYALTASNAEWVTVADELRFVREYLALQQLRYGDRLRLAITGDDDAVTGADCPPLLLQPLVENAIRHDLERHEGPSDIRLTFASDGPMIVVHVSNSTHPDAPPNPGLGLGLRATRDRLALAYRGRARFEAKSVDGRFEVTITIPRAAND is encoded by the coding sequence ATGCCACGCCCTTCCGTTCCCCCTGACGCCACTGCCGCACGTCCCGAGGCCGGCGCACGCCTGCGCGACATAGCGCGCGCGGTCGTCGGGAGCGTCGCGGTGTGGACGCTCGTCTTCGTGCTGCACTCCGTGGCGGGCTACACCGACTCGGTCCGCCGCGGCCGCCCGCCCATGTTCGGCGAGCTCCTCGGGAGCATGGCGCTCGCCTATCTCCCGTGGGTCGTCCTGACGACGGTCCTCTACCTCGTCCTCGACCGGGAGCCCCAGCGGCTCACGGACCCGCGACACATGGCCCGCCGCTTCCTGCAGTCGGTCGGGCTCTTCCTCATCCCCGAGACGGCGTACCAGATCCTCATCAGTCTCCCGGATGACGGGACGCGCCTCATCGACGCCGCGATGCGTTGGCCCGCGCTCCTCTGGTTCATCGACTTCTCGCTGCTCGTGGCGACCTTCACCGCGGTCTACGCCCTGGTGGCGGTCCGGGAGAGCCTCGCGGCACGCTTCCGTCAGCAGCGCACGGACGCGGAGCTGCTCGCACTCAAGCTCGACCTCGAACAGCAGCGCCTGCGCGCCCTGCGCGCGCAGCTCGAGCCGCACTTCGTCTTCAACGCCCTCAATGCCATCAGCAGCCTCGTGCGCGGCGAGAGCCGCACGCTCGCGGTGACGGCGCTGGGACAGCTGAGCGGCCTCCTGCGCTATGCACTCACGGCGAGCAACGCCGAGTGGGTCACCGTCGCCGACGAACTGCGCTTCGTGCGGGAGTACCTCGCGCTGCAGCAGCTGCGATACGGCGATCGGCTGCGGCTCGCCATCACCGGCGACGACGACGCCGTCACCGGCGCCGACTGCCCGCCCCTGCTCCTGCAGCCGCTCGTCGAGAACGCCATCCGACACGACCTCGAGCGGCACGAGGGGCCGAGCGACATCCGCCTGACCTTCGCGTCGGACGGTCCGATGATCGTCGTTCACGTGAGCAACTCGACCCATCCGGACGCGCCGCCCAATCCCGGACTCGGACTGGGGCTTCGCGCGACCCGCGACCGGCTCGCGCTCGCGTATCGCGGGCGGGCACGGTTCGAGGCCAAGTCGGTCGACGGACGCTTCGAGGTCACCATCACCATCCCGAGGGCGGCGAATGACTGA
- a CDS encoding response regulator transcription factor: MTDRVRALIVDDEPLSRENLRHALRGFAHWHVVGECESVAAATAVLASAAVDVLFLDIQMPRENGLVLARAVASRPVPPVVIFVTAYESFAIAAFELHALDYLLKPFDDARFGQAIERAEQLLQLRERAAYGNALRGYLADVDTDPSQVRPTYLTRLSVRSVGRVDSVAVADVRWIAAAGNYVELHLADRMVLHRVTLSALEQRLDPAVFLRVHRSAIVRRAECKSLTVTGDGTYALRLHSGAKVAVSEKYVADVRAAMGG, translated from the coding sequence ATGACTGACCGCGTGCGGGCGCTCATCGTCGATGACGAACCGCTTTCCCGCGAGAATCTCCGGCACGCGCTGCGGGGCTTCGCGCACTGGCATGTCGTCGGCGAGTGCGAGAGCGTCGCCGCCGCCACCGCGGTGCTCGCCTCCGCGGCGGTCGACGTGCTGTTCCTCGACATCCAGATGCCGCGGGAGAACGGCCTCGTCCTCGCGCGTGCGGTGGCGTCGCGTCCGGTGCCGCCGGTCGTCATCTTCGTCACCGCGTACGAGTCGTTCGCCATCGCGGCGTTCGAACTGCACGCGCTCGACTACCTGCTGAAGCCCTTCGACGACGCGCGGTTCGGCCAGGCCATCGAGCGCGCCGAGCAGCTGTTGCAGCTGCGTGAGCGCGCGGCCTACGGGAACGCGCTCCGCGGGTACCTCGCCGACGTCGACACCGACCCGTCGCAGGTGCGTCCGACCTACCTCACGCGGCTCAGCGTCCGCTCGGTGGGGCGCGTCGATTCGGTCGCGGTGGCGGACGTCCGGTGGATCGCGGCCGCCGGGAACTACGTCGAGCTCCACCTCGCCGATCGCATGGTCCTGCACCGCGTGACGCTCTCCGCGCTCGAACAGCGCCTCGACCCCGCCGTCTTCCTCCGCGTCCACCGCAGCGCCATCGTGCGTCGCGCGGAGTGCAAGTCGCTCACCGTCACGGGCGACGGCACGTATGCGTTGCGATTGCACTCCGGGGCGAAGGTCGCGGTGAGCGAGAAGTACGTGGCGGACGTGCGCGCGGCGATGGGAGGCTGA
- a CDS encoding SusC/RagA family TonB-linked outer membrane protein gives MFLVLVGALALHGGTARAQAGASREVSGTVTQTGGAPVVDATVTVLGQAIGARTNERGEYRLRVPQGEVTLLARAIGFKRATLKLAADAATLAFVLERDVLQLEGVTVTGQATTIDRRNATTAVAAVNAEELNRTPARSIENQLSGKVLGARIFENNGAPGGGAQVQIRGATSVLGQGDPLYVIDGVIVSNTTISNGLNSISRASGTTISSTQDNAVNRLADINPSDIESVEVLKSAAASAIYGSRATNGVVVITTKRGRAGAPSWNLTQRVGTAALSRKIGFRHWSDIDELVPAADPTLWVGNAAAVTVAQQVCAPSCTNYDYEQQLFGRTDPTFETILSTRGGAGSTKYFASVSDKQEAGIMLRTGARRTAGRINIDQTVGERLTISAGLGVTRNFNQRGITNNNNAGISPTYDLGYIPHVLDMRRRPDGSWPVNPFYAGGTSVSNPFANAEHITNNEEVWRQTGNVRFAYQAFSSAQHNVNISYQAGLDRFHQDGLAFSPPYLQFEPNDNFAGTSAVATSQVFQMNQGLNVVHTWTPALPWVNSLTTSIGGTSEQQSQRTYRTLGRGLLPTVELSSGAAVTSVEDGRTAFRDQSIYLNEQALFFGEALSVAVGFRADRSSANGDQEQFYFFPKYSAAYRFDRPSWASSYTDEIKLRASWGQSGNRPRWADRDVLFANGGIIDGRGSLVSAATLGNPAITPETMSETDLGLDATFLGQRLTVEVTRYSRIISDLLLSMPLPPSSGLTQQIVNGGQLSVKGWELGLGGIPVQRGRFTWTSRINMTNNRQVVDNLLVDGQTVPDFAVPGSFGSTFGRNRIAAGLRSTLVWANAPLRPSTTTPGAFVTADTIVGDANPYHQTQFSNDFAFGPWSVSTLLDWRNGGMVSNMTLYAWDEGGNSRDFEQVTANGELLGNVRYGAFSAGDSRPYIQSGTFLKLREVTVSYQAPATFVSKWLKGAKDLRLSLSGRNLWVKSDYWSYDPEFNNFGNSAFNRFIDLAPYPTSRQFYLSVDVGY, from the coding sequence ATGTTCCTGGTCCTGGTGGGCGCGCTCGCGCTCCACGGCGGGACCGCGCGCGCGCAGGCCGGCGCGTCGCGCGAGGTGAGCGGGACCGTGACCCAGACCGGCGGGGCGCCGGTGGTCGATGCGACGGTGACGGTGCTCGGGCAGGCGATCGGGGCCCGCACGAACGAACGCGGCGAGTACCGGCTCCGCGTGCCGCAGGGCGAGGTGACCCTGCTCGCCCGCGCGATCGGGTTCAAGCGCGCGACGCTCAAGCTCGCGGCCGACGCCGCGACCCTCGCGTTCGTCCTCGAGCGCGACGTCTTGCAGCTGGAAGGAGTGACGGTCACGGGACAGGCGACGACGATCGATCGGCGCAACGCGACGACCGCGGTCGCCGCGGTGAACGCGGAGGAGCTCAATCGCACCCCCGCGCGCTCGATCGAGAACCAGCTCTCGGGCAAGGTCCTGGGCGCGCGTATCTTCGAGAACAACGGCGCACCCGGTGGCGGTGCGCAGGTGCAGATCCGTGGCGCGACCTCGGTGCTCGGTCAGGGGGACCCGCTCTACGTCATCGATGGCGTGATCGTGTCCAACACCACCATCAGCAACGGCCTCAACTCCATCTCCCGAGCCAGCGGGACCACGATCTCGAGCACGCAGGACAACGCGGTCAACCGCCTCGCCGACATCAACCCCTCCGACATCGAGTCGGTCGAGGTCCTGAAGTCGGCCGCGGCGTCGGCCATCTACGGGTCGCGGGCGACCAACGGCGTGGTGGTGATCACGACCAAGCGGGGGCGCGCCGGTGCGCCCAGCTGGAACCTCACGCAGCGGGTGGGCACCGCGGCGCTCTCGCGGAAGATCGGCTTCCGGCACTGGTCCGACATCGATGAGCTCGTGCCCGCCGCCGACCCGACCCTCTGGGTGGGCAACGCGGCGGCGGTCACCGTCGCGCAGCAGGTCTGCGCGCCGAGCTGCACCAACTACGACTACGAACAGCAGCTCTTCGGACGGACCGACCCGACCTTCGAGACCATCCTCTCCACGCGCGGAGGCGCCGGCAGCACGAAGTACTTCGCGTCGGTGAGCGACAAGCAGGAGGCGGGCATCATGCTCCGCACGGGGGCGCGGCGCACGGCCGGGCGCATCAACATCGACCAGACGGTCGGCGAGCGCCTCACCATCTCCGCCGGGCTCGGCGTGACCCGCAACTTCAACCAGCGCGGCATCACGAACAACAACAACGCGGGCATCTCGCCGACCTACGACCTCGGCTACATCCCGCACGTGCTCGACATGCGCCGGCGTCCGGATGGCTCGTGGCCGGTGAACCCGTTCTATGCCGGTGGGACCTCGGTCTCCAACCCGTTCGCGAACGCGGAGCACATCACCAACAACGAGGAAGTGTGGCGGCAGACCGGGAACGTCCGGTTCGCGTACCAGGCGTTCTCGAGCGCGCAGCACAACGTGAACATCTCGTACCAGGCCGGACTCGACCGCTTCCACCAGGACGGGCTCGCGTTCTCGCCGCCGTACCTGCAGTTCGAGCCGAACGACAACTTCGCGGGCACCTCGGCCGTCGCGACGTCGCAGGTGTTCCAGATGAACCAGGGGCTCAACGTCGTGCACACGTGGACGCCGGCACTCCCCTGGGTGAACAGCCTCACGACGTCGATCGGCGGCACCTCCGAGCAGCAGTCGCAGCGCACCTACCGGACGCTCGGCCGTGGTCTGCTGCCGACCGTCGAACTCTCGTCCGGCGCTGCCGTGACGTCCGTCGAGGATGGACGGACGGCGTTCCGCGACCAGTCGATCTACCTGAACGAGCAGGCGCTCTTCTTCGGTGAGGCGCTCTCGGTCGCGGTGGGCTTCCGCGCCGATCGTTCGTCGGCCAACGGGGACCAGGAACAGTTCTACTTCTTCCCCAAGTACTCGGCGGCGTACCGCTTCGACCGGCCGAGCTGGGCATCCTCGTACACGGACGAGATCAAGCTGCGCGCCTCGTGGGGACAGTCCGGCAACCGGCCCCGGTGGGCCGATCGCGACGTGCTCTTCGCCAACGGCGGCATCATCGACGGCCGCGGCTCGTTGGTCTCCGCGGCGACGCTCGGCAACCCGGCGATCACGCCGGAGACGATGAGCGAGACCGACCTCGGTCTCGACGCCACGTTCCTCGGCCAGCGGCTGACGGTCGAGGTGACGCGCTACTCGCGCATCATCTCCGACCTGTTGCTGAGCATGCCGTTGCCGCCCTCCTCCGGGCTGACCCAGCAGATCGTGAACGGCGGGCAGCTGTCAGTGAAGGGATGGGAGCTCGGACTGGGCGGCATCCCGGTCCAACGGGGGCGGTTCACCTGGACGTCACGCATCAATATGACGAACAACCGGCAGGTGGTCGACAATCTCCTCGTCGACGGCCAGACGGTCCCCGACTTCGCCGTGCCGGGTTCGTTCGGCTCCACGTTCGGCCGCAACCGCATCGCGGCGGGACTGCGCTCGACGCTCGTCTGGGCCAACGCCCCGCTGCGTCCGAGCACCACCACCCCGGGCGCGTTTGTGACCGCGGACACTATCGTCGGCGACGCGAACCCCTATCACCAGACCCAGTTCTCGAACGACTTCGCGTTCGGCCCTTGGTCGGTGTCGACGCTGCTCGATTGGCGAAACGGCGGAATGGTGTCGAACATGACGCTCTACGCGTGGGACGAGGGCGGCAACTCGCGCGACTTCGAGCAGGTGACGGCCAATGGCGAGCTGCTCGGCAATGTGCGCTACGGGGCCTTCTCGGCCGGCGACAGCCGTCCGTACATCCAGTCCGGCACCTTCCTCAAGCTGCGCGAGGTGACCGTGTCGTACCAGGCGCCGGCGACCTTCGTGAGCAAGTGGCTCAAGGGCGCGAAGGACCTGCGCCTGTCGCTCAGCGGACGCAACCTCTGGGTCAAGTCCGATTATTGGTCGTACGATCCCGAGTTCAACAACTTCGGCAACTCGGCCTTCAACCGGTTCATCGACCTCGCGCCGTACCCGACGAGCCGCCAGTTCTATCTCTCTGTCGACGTGGGGTACTGA
- a CDS encoding ABC transporter permease — protein MLPPISDPDLRAFAEALDERFADLEPLGGGGMADLLVGRERKLDRRVVIKRVARRLATPEARDRFAREIALLATLQHPNIVPLFSADTVEDTPYFVMPLVRGESLAARLARGPLSVREALAILEDVTQALEAAHAAGVIHRDIKPGNILLTGSAAVVADFGIAKAVSRAGGAGAIPLRTPTDLTLEGFSLGTPRYMSPEQFAGDATADHRVDLYALGVVAYEMISGSPPFAGNTPSALARAHVAEVPAALRTRRADVPPALDALILKCLEKDPARRPASASELLRALRSPSLQAAPETRRSDGVDRTDGKAHPLAGLWREVRQAWRALRRTPTVLAGSVFCLAVGIGSTAAIVSVVDRVMLRPVDVEEADRLVSIFRSLPMSDVLPFSAPNYLDLAGEPSAEGIAAFASTSRLIALGDRFEPAFVIRATGPFFPVLRTRALHGRLLLPSDDDPSQPAVVVASHEYWQSHLGASPTVVGTTLRLDGEAHEIVGVLPPRFRITNGGTTYEGDLYIPARFDENERRQRTSNFLRVFGRLKPGQSAAQLEAALTQRFAPVLDENPSLKGHGIHVQSLVSDAGATFVRPLGLLIVATLAVLVIAVINVSSLLLARGLKRQPELAVRAALGATRWDVMRPVFVEGAIIAMLGCVAGLGIAHLAVRGMAVLGSARIVQLKYATIDWRVMLTALVMALFAAAAGTLAPAWRAARAMPADALRGGRGSDGRHQHRTLATLVVVEGALAMLLLISAGLVMKGFIRVANQEAGFDPSGVLTMRVRVAPTDFEPGRAAVGFLTPALEAVRAVPGVTAVGAISQLPYHEWGWNAWVRYEGQPELPPNDRPLVETRNTTPGFFAATGQRLIAGRLLDEREWSADTLQRVVVNAALVARDFKDRDPIGQRFTFGDRPIEIVGVVSDIRNFGPVDEPMPEAYWTFAQRHPAAVGYSLLIRTDRADPTSIAAEVERSLRAVYPGVAVSRVLPMRQVMYDAIGWPRFIFALFGTLATVALVLALAGLFGMLSYAVEQQRREFAIRSALGASPGRIRQQILQRAGTIVALSLGIGLALAWGVTRLMAALLYGVEPRDPAVWGFATIAMGLAGLAAAAAPAWQASRTAPMSVMRAD, from the coding sequence ATGCTGCCGCCCATCTCCGACCCCGACCTGCGCGCGTTCGCCGAGGCGCTCGACGAGCGCTTCGCCGATCTCGAGCCGCTCGGCGGCGGCGGGATGGCCGACCTCCTCGTCGGGCGCGAGCGGAAGCTCGACCGGCGCGTCGTCATCAAGCGCGTCGCCCGCCGCCTCGCGACGCCCGAGGCCCGCGACCGCTTCGCCCGCGAGATCGCGCTCCTCGCCACGCTGCAGCATCCCAACATCGTCCCGCTCTTCAGCGCGGACACCGTCGAGGACACACCCTACTTCGTCATGCCGCTCGTGCGCGGCGAGTCGCTCGCCGCGCGCCTCGCGCGTGGCCCGCTCTCGGTGCGCGAGGCCCTCGCCATCCTCGAGGACGTCACACAGGCCCTCGAGGCCGCGCACGCCGCAGGCGTGATCCACCGCGACATCAAGCCAGGGAACATCCTCCTCACCGGCTCGGCCGCCGTCGTCGCCGACTTCGGCATCGCCAAGGCGGTCTCGCGTGCCGGGGGTGCGGGTGCGATCCCGCTCCGCACTCCGACCGACCTCACGCTCGAGGGATTCTCGCTCGGCACGCCGAGGTACATGTCGCCCGAGCAGTTCGCCGGTGATGCGACGGCGGACCATCGTGTGGACCTCTACGCGCTCGGCGTCGTCGCCTACGAGATGATCTCAGGGTCGCCGCCCTTCGCGGGGAACACGCCCTCGGCGCTCGCGCGCGCGCACGTCGCGGAGGTGCCGGCCGCACTCCGCACCCGCCGCGCCGACGTCCCGCCGGCGCTCGATGCGCTCATCCTCAAGTGCCTCGAGAAGGACCCCGCGCGCCGTCCCGCGTCGGCCAGCGAGCTGCTTCGTGCGCTGCGGTCCCCTTCCTTGCAGGCCGCACCCGAAACCCGGCGCTCGGACGGAGTCGATCGCACCGATGGCAAGGCGCACCCGCTCGCCGGGCTCTGGCGCGAGGTACGCCAGGCCTGGCGCGCGCTTCGCCGCACCCCGACGGTCCTCGCCGGCTCCGTCTTCTGCCTCGCCGTCGGGATCGGCAGCACCGCCGCCATCGTCAGCGTCGTCGACCGCGTGATGCTGCGCCCCGTCGACGTCGAGGAGGCGGACCGCCTCGTCTCGATCTTCCGATCCCTGCCGATGAGCGACGTGCTCCCGTTCTCGGCGCCCAACTATCTCGACCTCGCTGGCGAGCCGAGTGCCGAGGGAATCGCCGCGTTCGCGTCCACGTCGCGCCTCATCGCACTCGGGGACCGCTTCGAACCGGCCTTCGTGATCCGCGCGACGGGCCCGTTCTTCCCGGTGTTGCGCACGAGGGCGCTGCACGGCCGCCTGCTGCTCCCGAGTGACGACGATCCGTCGCAGCCGGCGGTGGTGGTGGCGAGCCACGAGTACTGGCAGAGCCATCTCGGCGCCAGCCCGACCGTGGTCGGCACGACGCTGCGGCTGGACGGTGAGGCGCACGAGATCGTCGGCGTCCTGCCACCCCGCTTCCGGATCACCAACGGCGGGACGACGTACGAGGGGGACCTCTACATCCCGGCGCGCTTCGACGAGAACGAGCGGCGCCAGCGCACGAGCAACTTCCTGCGCGTGTTCGGCCGGCTCAAGCCCGGACAGAGCGCCGCGCAGCTGGAGGCGGCGCTCACCCAGCGCTTCGCTCCGGTGCTCGACGAGAATCCCTCGCTCAAGGGCCACGGCATCCACGTCCAATCCCTCGTGAGCGACGCCGGCGCGACGTTCGTGCGGCCGCTCGGACTGCTCATCGTCGCGACCCTCGCCGTGCTCGTGATCGCGGTGATCAACGTGTCGAGCCTGCTGCTCGCGCGCGGCCTCAAGCGACAGCCCGAGCTCGCCGTGCGGGCCGCCCTCGGCGCCACGCGCTGGGACGTGATGCGCCCGGTGTTCGTCGAAGGAGCGATCATCGCGATGCTCGGTTGCGTCGCCGGACTGGGCATCGCGCATCTGGCGGTCCGCGGGATGGCGGTGCTCGGCTCCGCACGCATCGTGCAGCTGAAGTACGCGACCATCGACTGGCGCGTCATGCTGACCGCGCTCGTCATGGCGCTGTTCGCGGCCGCCGCGGGCACGCTCGCGCCCGCCTGGCGCGCCGCGCGCGCGATGCCGGCCGACGCCCTCCGCGGCGGCCGCGGCAGCGACGGACGCCACCAGCATCGCACGCTCGCCACGCTCGTGGTGGTCGAGGGCGCGCTCGCGATGCTGCTGCTCATCTCGGCGGGACTCGTGATGAAGGGATTCATCCGGGTCGCGAACCAGGAGGCTGGGTTCGACCCGTCCGGTGTGCTCACCATGCGGGTGCGCGTGGCCCCCACCGACTTCGAGCCAGGTCGCGCGGCCGTCGGGTTCCTCACCCCTGCACTGGAGGCCGTGCGAGCGGTGCCGGGGGTGACCGCGGTGGGCGCGATCTCGCAGCTGCCGTACCACGAGTGGGGCTGGAACGCGTGGGTGCGCTACGAGGGCCAGCCCGAGCTGCCGCCCAACGATCGCCCCCTGGTCGAGACGCGCAACACGACGCCAGGGTTCTTCGCTGCGACCGGACAACGGCTCATCGCCGGGCGGCTCCTCGACGAGCGCGAGTGGAGCGCCGACACGCTCCAGCGCGTGGTGGTGAACGCTGCGCTCGTCGCGCGCGACTTCAAGGATCGCGATCCGATAGGCCAGCGGTTCACCTTCGGCGACCGGCCCATCGAGATCGTGGGTGTGGTGAGCGACATCCGCAACTTCGGCCCCGTGGACGAGCCGATGCCGGAAGCGTACTGGACCTTCGCCCAACGACATCCGGCGGCGGTCGGCTACTCGTTGCTGATCCGCACCGATCGCGCCGACCCCACGAGCATCGCCGCGGAGGTCGAGCGCTCGTTGCGCGCCGTGTACCCCGGCGTGGCGGTCTCACGCGTACTGCCGATGCGGCAGGTCATGTACGACGCGATCGGCTGGCCGCGGTTCATCTTCGCGCTCTTCGGCACACTCGCCACCGTGGCCCTCGTGCTCGCCCTCGCCGGGCTGTTCGGGATGCTGAGCTACGCGGTGGAGCAGCAGCGTCGCGAGTTCGCGATCCGCTCCGCGCTCGGCGCGTCGCCGGGGCGCATCCGGCAACAGATCCTCCAGCGCGCCGGCACCATCGTCGCGCTCAGCCTGGGGATCGGGCTCGCGCTCGCATGGGGCGTGACGCGGCTGATGGCGGCGCTACTATACGGAGTGGAACCCCGCGACCCTGCGGTCTGGGGGTTCGCGACGATCGCGATGGGACTCGCGGGACTGGCCGCGGCGGCGGCACCGGCGTGGCAGGCGAGTCGCACGGCTCCGATGTCCGTCATGCGGGCTGACTAG